A window of Hemibagrus wyckioides isolate EC202008001 linkage group LG03, SWU_Hwy_1.0, whole genome shotgun sequence contains these coding sequences:
- the kcnk12 gene encoding potassium channel subfamily K member 12, which produces MCTMSARQRLPGCRSLHINEDNGRFVLLALLILIYLLCGAAVFSAIERPSEVRARVRWNRTLHNFSDAFNISVHELSTFLREYETAAAAGIRADALRPRWDFTGAFYFVATVVSTIGFGMTTPVTVAGKVFLIFYGLLGCAATILFFNLFLERIITVLAVVMKAFRLHRLRTSGLLPPGICQDFAASTLPGWKPSVYHVMLILGLSAIIISCCASAMYTPIEGWAYLDSLYFCFVTFSTIGFGDLVSSQNKAYSYQGLYRLANFLLILTGVCCIYSLFNVISIVIKQVLNWMLSKMSCLCCQRCNKASAFLGRRNAIRPGSRLRQGHFGYTYDSEGPCDNDREGRRLSGEMISMRDLAGSNKISLAIMQKQLSESANGYPRTVCGSSRLNGFSGGVGALGIMNNRLAETSDSR; this is translated from the exons ATGTGCACGATGTCCGCGCGGCAGAGACTCCCGGGCTGCCGTTCGCTGCACATCAACGAGGATAACGGGCGTTTCGTGCTGTTGGCGCTGCTCATCCTCATATACCTTCTGTGTGGCGCTGCGGTCTTCTCAGCTATAGAGCGGCCGTCGGAGGTGCGAGCCCGAGTTCGCTGGAATCGCACACTGCACAACTTCAGCGACGCTTTCAACATCAGCGTGCACGAACTTAGCACCTTCCTGCGCGAGTACGAAACCGCTGCGGCCGCCGGGATCCGGGCCGATGCCCTGCGACCGCGATGGGATTTTACGGGGGCATTTTACTTTGTGGCAACGGTTGTGTCAACTATCG GTTTTGGGATGACAACCCCAGTGACGGTAGCTGGCAAAGTGTTTCTGATCTTCTATGGTCTCCTTGGGTGCGCAGCCACTATTCTATTCTTTAACCTTTTCCTAGAACGTATCATCACCGTGTTAGCTGTGGTGATGAAAGCTTTTAGGCTACATCGCTTGCGCACTAGTGGCCTCCTCCCACCAGGAATCTGCCAGGACTTTGCAGCCAGCACTCTTCCTGGTTGGAAGCCCTCTGTCTATCATGTGATGCTGATCCTGGGCCTTTCAGCTATCATCATCTCCTGCTGTGCCTCAGCCATGTACACCCCCATAGAAGGCTGGGCCTACCTCGACTCCCTCTATTTCTGCTTTGTCACCTTCAGCACTATTGGTTTTGGAGATCTAGTGAGCAGCCAGAACAAAGCCTACAGCTACCAGGGTCTGTACCGGTTGGCCAACTTCCTTTTAATCCTGACTGGTGTCTGCTGCATCTACTCGCTCTTCAATGTGATTTCCATTGTGATCAAGCAGGTGCTCAACTGGATGCTGAGCAAAATGAGTTGCCTTTGCTGCCAGCGCTGCAACAAGGCTAGTGCTTTCCTGGGGCGCCGCAATGCCATCCGCCCTGGATCACGGCTCAGACAGGGCCATTTTGGGTACACATATGACTCTGAGGGGCCTTGTGACAATGACCGGGAGGGTAGAAGGCTCTCTGGTGAGATGATCTCCATGCGGGACTTGGCAGGCTCAAACAAAATATCACTGGCCATCATGCAGAAACAGCTCTCAGAGTCTGCAAATGGGTACCCCAGGACAGTTTGTGGAAGCTCAAG